One region of Peromyscus eremicus chromosome 4, PerEre_H2_v1, whole genome shotgun sequence genomic DNA includes:
- the Rhov gene encoding rho-related GTP-binding protein RhoV, whose translation MLYYEFCSLCLPTNNKSWIYHISYVGSLSLYLPGARFSYPFLLCMLCYRSVFCRGRSRSVGGVRATWDMQMRWAGPNIYTLCQPLAGVPSLDRLSASDCRTCFPERCGAWSGLAPLLPRERAMPPRELSEAEPPPPPASTPPPRRRSAPPELGIKCVLVGDGAVGKSSLIVSYTCNGYPARYRPTALDTFSVQVLVDGAPVRIELWDTAGQEDFDRLRSLCYPDTDVFLACFSVVQPSSFQNITEKWLPEIRTHNPQAPVLLVGTQADLRDDVNVLIQLDQGGREGPVPQPQAQGLAEKIRACCYLECSALTQKNLKEVFDSAILSAIEHKARLEKKLNAKGVRTLSRCRWKKFFCFV comes from the exons ATGCTGTATTATGAATTCTGTAGTTTGTGTCTTCCTACTAACAATAAATCATGGATCTACCACATATCATATGTCGGGTCTTTGTCCTTGTACCTTCCTGGTGCCAGGTTTTCATATCCCTTTCTTCTCTGCATGCTTTGCTATCGCTCAGTGTTCTGCAGAGGGAGGTCCAGGTCGGTGGGCGGGGTCCGGGCCACTTGGGACATGCAGATGAGGTGGGCGGGGCCCAACATATATACCCTCTGCCAGCCTCTAGCGGGCGTGCCCAGCTTGGACAGACTGTCTGCGTCCGACTGCCGAACCTGCTTCCCTGAGCGCTGCGGAGCCTGGTCCGGGCTGGCCCCTCTGCTACCCCGGGAGCGGGCCATGCCGCCGCGGGAGCTGAGCGAGGCCGAGCCACCGCCTCCCCCAGCCTCAACCCCTCCTCCGCGGCGGCGCAGCGCGCCTCCGGAGCTGGGCATCAAATGCGTGCTAGTGGGCGATGGCGCGGTGGGCAAGAGCAGCCTCATCGTCAGCTACACCTGCAATGGGTACCCGGCGCGCTACCGGCCCACGGCACTGGACACCTTCTCCG tgCAAGTCCTGGTGGATGGAGCCCCTGTGCGAATCGAGCTCTGGGACACTGCAGGGCAG GAGGACTTTGACCGGCTTCGCTCCCTCTGCTACCCGGATACTGATGTCTTTCTGGCTTGCTTCAGCGTGGTGCAGCCCAGCTCCTTCCAAAACATCACAGAAAAATGGCTGCCGGAGATCCGCACTCACAACCCCCAAGCACCTGTGTTGCTGGTGGGCACTCAGGCTGACCTGAGGGACGATGTCAATGTACTAATTCAGCTGGACCAGGGAGGTCGGGAGGGTCCAGTACCCCAACCCCAAGCCCAGGGTCTGGCCGAGAAGATCCGGGCCTGCTGCTACCTTGAGTGCTCAGCCTTGACGCAGAAGAACTTGAAGGAGGTGTTTGACTCGGCCATTCTCAGTGCCATTGAGCACAAAGCTCGCCTAGAGAAGAAACTGAACGCAAAAGGTGTGCGCACGCTCTCCCGCTGCCGCTGGAAGAAGTTCTTCTGCTTTGTTTGA